Proteins from one Nakamurella multipartita DSM 44233 genomic window:
- a CDS encoding AAA family ATPase, with protein sequence MSQGLLTAGSGQGWENELVAALDRPGSPMTVLRRCVDIGDVLAVATTGQAAVAVVSADLRRLDTDAVTRLRTSGVAVVGVHPADDENARARLRRIGISALVAADAGVDALVAAARVAVAELGDAEPSSRSAANLRAALPPATPGLEVEIPDGPPARGSVVAVWGPTGAPGRTTVATNLAVEASGLGVPTLLIDADVYGGVISSAFGLLDESPGLAGACRLAAAGSLDLGALAGLCWSLGDDLRLLTGIARADRWPEVRPSAIPLVLDAAREMAPLTIVDCAFAVEADEELSFDTRAPRRNGATLTVLAEADVLLVVGSCDPPGLERLVRALAELREVVPDAAPRVVLNRCRPSVGSTAEAQAAVRRFTGLDVSARLPEDRAATDRAWRRGVPLADAAPRSALRSAVVELARSMAQLIRTG encoded by the coding sequence GTGAGCCAAGGTCTGCTGACCGCCGGCAGCGGCCAGGGTTGGGAGAACGAGCTGGTCGCCGCCCTGGACCGGCCCGGCTCGCCGATGACGGTGTTGCGCCGGTGCGTGGACATCGGCGACGTGCTCGCGGTGGCCACCACCGGTCAGGCCGCGGTCGCAGTGGTCTCGGCCGATCTGCGGCGGCTGGACACCGACGCGGTCACCCGGCTGCGCACCTCCGGTGTCGCCGTGGTGGGGGTGCATCCGGCCGACGACGAGAACGCCCGCGCCCGGTTGCGGCGGATCGGCATCTCGGCCCTGGTCGCCGCGGATGCCGGCGTGGACGCGCTAGTGGCCGCCGCTCGGGTGGCGGTGGCCGAACTCGGCGACGCCGAACCCAGTTCCCGGTCGGCGGCCAACCTGCGGGCCGCGCTGCCGCCGGCGACGCCCGGGCTGGAGGTCGAGATCCCGGACGGGCCGCCCGCCCGGGGATCGGTGGTGGCGGTCTGGGGTCCGACCGGCGCGCCCGGCCGGACGACGGTGGCCACCAACCTGGCGGTCGAGGCATCCGGCCTGGGGGTGCCCACCCTGCTGATCGACGCCGACGTGTATGGCGGGGTGATCTCGTCCGCGTTCGGGCTGCTCGACGAATCGCCCGGGCTGGCCGGCGCCTGCCGGCTGGCCGCCGCGGGCTCGCTGGACCTGGGTGCGCTGGCCGGCTTGTGCTGGTCGCTGGGCGACGACCTGCGGCTGCTCACCGGCATCGCCCGGGCCGACCGTTGGCCCGAGGTTCGCCCCTCGGCCATCCCGCTGGTGCTGGACGCGGCCCGGGAGATGGCGCCGTTGACCATCGTCGACTGCGCGTTCGCCGTCGAGGCCGACGAGGAACTCTCCTTCGACACCAGGGCGCCCCGTCGCAACGGGGCCACGCTCACGGTGCTGGCCGAGGCCGACGTGCTGCTGGTCGTCGGCTCCTGCGACCCGCCGGGGCTCGAGCGGCTGGTCCGGGCGCTGGCCGAACTGCGTGAGGTGGTGCCCGACGCCGCCCCGCGGGTGGTGCTCAACCGGTGCCGGCCCTCGGTCGGGTCGACCGCCGAAGCGCAGGCGGCCGTGCGCCGGTTCACCGGGTTGGACGTCTCTGCCCGATTGCCCGAGGACCGGGCCGCGACCGACCGGGCGTGGCGGCGCGGTGTCCCGTTGGCCGATGCCGCCCCCCGGTCGGCACTGCGGTCGGCCGTCGTGGAGTTGGCCCGATCGATGGCCCAGCTGATCCGGACCGGGTGA
- a CDS encoding WS/DGAT/MGAT family O-acyltransferase, whose amino-acid sequence MTDRLSATDASFLYAEDAGTPMHVGGVAILQPDPDGPEFEYSTIVELIESRLSLVPRYRQKVRFVPGRLARPVWVDDEDFDITYHVRRSALPKPGTEIELDELVGRLISRPLDRSRPLWEVYVIEGLTGGRVALVNKTHHAIMDRIGAVDVAAAILDVTKHSRDLPEQPWIPNPAPGDIDLVVDAISDLTARPSEMVDVARLFAQDAGAVMGKVLGAAGHALEMVWHTVRPAPRSPLNDAKSGLRRFASVRADLADFKQVRRAHGGSINDVVIAVITGALRSWLLSRGEAVTATTSLRAMVPVSVAAGPGEDSGSVASYLVDLPIAEPNPAMRLHQVSFAMGPHVDSGQQVAADALVELGRFAPPTLHALGARVAGQLSRRTYNLLITNVPGPQVPLYAAGYPVVAMYPVAPLTVGHALAVSCTSYNGGVFFGVTADREAVPDVEEFAAQIAEAVDEIRSTAPAGGTRSKPTRSRRSRSSS is encoded by the coding sequence ATGACCGACCGGCTCTCCGCGACGGATGCGTCGTTCCTCTACGCCGAGGACGCCGGCACCCCCATGCACGTCGGTGGGGTGGCCATTTTGCAGCCCGACCCGGACGGTCCGGAGTTCGAGTACTCGACCATCGTCGAGCTCATCGAGTCCCGGCTCTCGCTGGTGCCCCGGTACCGGCAGAAGGTCCGGTTCGTGCCCGGCCGGCTGGCCCGACCGGTGTGGGTGGACGACGAGGACTTCGACATCACCTACCACGTGCGCCGGTCCGCGCTGCCCAAGCCGGGCACCGAGATCGAGCTGGACGAGCTGGTCGGCCGGTTGATCTCGCGCCCGCTGGACCGCTCCCGGCCCTTGTGGGAGGTCTACGTCATCGAGGGTCTGACCGGCGGCCGGGTCGCCCTGGTCAACAAGACCCATCACGCGATCATGGACCGGATCGGCGCCGTGGACGTGGCCGCCGCGATCCTGGACGTCACCAAGCACTCGCGCGACCTGCCCGAACAGCCGTGGATCCCGAACCCGGCGCCCGGAGACATCGATCTGGTCGTCGACGCGATCTCCGACCTGACCGCGCGGCCGTCCGAGATGGTCGACGTGGCCAGGCTCTTCGCGCAGGACGCGGGCGCGGTGATGGGCAAGGTGCTCGGGGCGGCCGGGCACGCCCTGGAGATGGTCTGGCACACGGTCCGCCCGGCCCCGCGGTCGCCGCTCAACGACGCCAAGAGCGGGTTGCGGCGGTTCGCCAGCGTGCGCGCCGACCTGGCCGACTTCAAGCAGGTGCGCCGGGCGCACGGCGGATCGATCAACGACGTGGTCATCGCGGTGATCACCGGGGCGCTGCGGTCCTGGCTGCTCTCCCGGGGCGAGGCGGTCACCGCGACCACCTCGTTGCGGGCGATGGTGCCGGTGTCGGTCGCGGCCGGACCGGGCGAGGACAGCGGCTCGGTGGCCTCCTACCTGGTCGATCTGCCGATCGCCGAGCCGAACCCGGCGATGCGGCTGCATCAGGTGTCCTTCGCGATGGGCCCGCACGTCGATTCCGGGCAGCAGGTGGCCGCCGACGCCCTGGTCGAGCTGGGCCGGTTCGCCCCGCCGACGCTGCATGCGCTGGGCGCCCGGGTGGCCGGGCAGCTGTCCCGGCGCACCTACAACCTGCTGATCACCAACGTTCCGGGCCCGCAGGTCCCGCTGTATGCGGCCGGTTATCCGGTGGTGGCCATGTACCCGGTCGCGCCGCTGACCGTCGGGCATGCGCTCGCGGTGTCCTGCACCTCCTACAACGGCGGCGTGTTCTTCGGGGTCACTGCCGATCGTGAAGCGGTGCCCGACGTGGAGGAGTTCGCCGCGCAGATCGCCGAGGCGGTCGACGAGATCCGGTCCACCGCGCCGGCCGGGGGCACTCGGAGCAAGCCGACCCGGTCGCGCCGGTCGCGGTCCAGTTCGTGA
- a CDS encoding SAF domain-containing protein, whose amino-acid sequence MAMPPAPSPRRLSRPRWFNVRVVGGILLVIAAIVLGARVMAAGSQTTPVWAASRSLSAGTVIGAGDLTAVEVNLGDQAGAYLTPAGDSPVGRTLVAPLGAGELLAGSAVEPTDSGRVVSIAVAPEHMPPGVEHGATIDLYLTREANPGSAEAAITELIGRDLTVQSVSAPASGGLSGATSNRYQLSVLLPADVADKLVRVLPTGEPIVVLVSGS is encoded by the coding sequence ATGGCGATGCCGCCGGCGCCGTCCCCCCGTCGGCTGTCCCGTCCCCGGTGGTTCAACGTCCGGGTGGTGGGCGGCATCCTGCTGGTGATCGCGGCCATCGTCCTCGGGGCCCGGGTGATGGCCGCGGGATCGCAGACCACCCCGGTCTGGGCGGCGTCCCGGAGCCTGTCCGCCGGCACCGTCATCGGGGCCGGTGACCTGACCGCGGTCGAGGTCAATCTCGGCGACCAGGCCGGCGCCTACCTCACGCCCGCCGGCGACTCACCGGTCGGCCGGACGCTGGTGGCCCCGCTGGGCGCCGGCGAGCTGCTGGCCGGATCGGCGGTCGAACCGACGGACAGCGGCCGGGTGGTCTCCATCGCAGTGGCCCCCGAACACATGCCGCCCGGGGTCGAGCACGGTGCCACCATCGACCTGTACCTGACCAGGGAGGCGAACCCGGGCTCGGCCGAGGCGGCCATCACCGAGCTGATCGGCCGTGACCTGACCGTGCAGTCGGTGAGCGCCCCCGCTTCCGGCGGGCTGTCCGGCGCGACCTCCAACCGCTACCAACTCTCAGTGCTGCTGCCGGCCGACGTGGCCGACAAGCTGGTGCGGGTGCTGCCCACCGGTGAGCCCATCGTCGTGCTGGTCAGCGGCTCGTGA
- a CDS encoding DUF6912 family protein: MRIYLPSTVSGLQAAAAAGQAPVRSGVAFAVTDALRREYPGWTEEELEYLAMLDASRASLRLLAASPADEPALRVVLAADVDETRVTARPEADRAVVAVAGGPVPWRRVASVHLDGADAADAVRAAAAVIDAADLGDDDAEFALGSAEDFDLAWYAPGEIRYLLEELTVQHARPQE; this comes from the coding sequence ATGAGGATCTACCTGCCCAGCACGGTGTCCGGGCTGCAGGCGGCTGCGGCCGCGGGTCAGGCGCCGGTGCGCTCCGGGGTCGCCTTCGCGGTGACCGACGCGCTGCGCCGCGAATACCCGGGCTGGACCGAGGAAGAGCTGGAATACCTGGCGATGCTGGACGCCTCGCGGGCCTCGCTGCGGCTGCTGGCCGCGTCGCCGGCGGACGAGCCCGCACTGCGGGTGGTCCTGGCCGCCGACGTCGACGAGACCCGGGTGACGGCCCGCCCCGAGGCCGACCGCGCGGTGGTCGCCGTGGCCGGGGGTCCGGTGCCCTGGCGCCGGGTCGCCTCGGTCCACCTGGACGGGGCCGACGCCGCCGACGCGGTGCGGGCGGCCGCTGCGGTGATCGACGCCGCCGACCTGGGCGACGACGACGCGGAGTTCGCGCTCGGCTCGGCCGAGGACTTCGACCTGGCCTGGTACGCGCCGGGCGAGATCCGGTACCTGCTGGAGGAGCTGACGGTCCAGCACGCCCGACCACAGGAGTAG
- a CDS encoding LysM peptidoglycan-binding domain-containing protein yields MANDVKRKDSTAKQWSARLTMLLWVGGLAVLVTQLPPPGQLWAAVSGSAPVTAPAPLAAVASVLVTTAGLIAWLLVGWAAVVLAVGLIARLPGRSGRRARRLLPRIAPSAVGRLVAAAVGVSLLAGTAACAAPAGASASARPAPAVTAGAPVNPAVSPDVTPAPGFTTAAPTSSIAIDWPTPDPAIPGSTTPSPAAPSQTEPSQTAPTSTPGPVAPEPTSAAPASPSPTPPATTSPSPVPFSPTSESTVPGSPPPTATAGIPAQTPAPAAPPPASAAPPPAPADTGAPASTDTDTDTDTGGAVTVTVQPGDSLWRIAARTLGPGASDADIDNSWRAWYFTNQQVVGDDPDQIVPGQQLTAPTVAGQVRS; encoded by the coding sequence ATGGCAAACGATGTCAAACGCAAGGATTCGACGGCAAAGCAATGGTCGGCACGCCTGACCATGCTGCTGTGGGTCGGCGGGCTGGCGGTCCTGGTGACGCAACTGCCCCCGCCGGGCCAGCTCTGGGCCGCGGTTTCCGGATCGGCCCCGGTGACCGCGCCTGCGCCACTGGCCGCCGTGGCGTCGGTCCTGGTGACGACGGCCGGACTGATCGCCTGGCTCCTGGTCGGCTGGGCGGCGGTGGTCCTTGCCGTGGGCCTGATCGCCCGGCTCCCCGGACGCTCGGGCCGCCGGGCCCGGCGACTGCTGCCGCGGATCGCACCGTCCGCGGTCGGACGGCTGGTGGCGGCCGCGGTGGGCGTGTCCCTGCTCGCCGGTACCGCGGCATGTGCCGCGCCGGCCGGGGCGAGCGCATCGGCCCGCCCGGCGCCCGCGGTGACCGCCGGCGCCCCCGTCAACCCCGCCGTCAGCCCCGACGTGACGCCGGCGCCCGGCTTCACCACCGCCGCGCCGACCAGCTCGATCGCCATCGACTGGCCAACCCCGGACCCCGCCATCCCGGGCTCGACCACCCCGAGCCCGGCCGCGCCAAGCCAGACAGAACCAAGCCAGACCGCACCGACCTCGACCCCCGGCCCGGTGGCCCCGGAGCCCACCAGCGCGGCCCCGGCGAGCCCCTCGCCCACCCCGCCCGCGACGACATCGCCGTCCCCGGTTCCCTTCTCGCCGACCTCGGAGTCCACCGTGCCCGGTTCACCGCCCCCCACCGCCACCGCCGGCATCCCGGCCCAGACCCCGGCTCCCGCGGCACCGCCACCCGCGTCGGCGGCACCCCCACCCGCCCCGGCCGATACCGGAGCGCCGGCGAGCACCGACACGGACACCGACACCGACACCGGCGGCGCGGTCACGGTGACGGTGCAGCCGGGAGATTCGCTGTGGCGGATCGCGGCCCGCACCTTGGGCCCCGGCGCGAGCGACGCCGATATCGACAATTCCTGGCGAGCTTGGTATTTCACCAACCAGCAGGTGGTCGGCGACGACCCCGACCAGATAGTGCCGGGCCAGCAGCTGACGGCCCCGACGGTGGCCGGTCAGGTGCGGTCATGA
- a CDS encoding helix-turn-helix domain-containing protein, with translation MASERFLTLADVAEILNISASQTYALVRSGDLQGIQIGGRNQWRVERSKLEEYIEQAYKRTASHLNELPTTLPSDA, from the coding sequence GTGGCCTCGGAACGGTTCCTCACCCTTGCCGACGTCGCCGAGATCCTGAACATCTCGGCGTCCCAGACGTACGCCCTGGTCCGCAGCGGGGACCTGCAGGGCATCCAGATCGGCGGCCGGAACCAGTGGCGGGTCGAGCGCTCCAAGCTCGAGGAATACATCGAGCAGGCCTACAAGCGGACCGCATCCCACCTCAACGAACTGCCCACCACCCTGCCCAGCGACGCCTGA
- a CDS encoding Rv3235 family protein, which produces MTAAVAGPGPDARPKRPYLAPVPDSEPPFDPIPEVPAVRPRAGEARPAAGGFRRSTPARRPVTGSTSVACEAVPSWSAEADVGVRRTATAQLPAPGRAAQVYATALVEVLAGRRPVGQLRVHTAPAVFAGLANRAAQGWGAPVQVASVRICQPADGVTEVSATVRGARRAHAMAFRLEGVDGRWRITALDIG; this is translated from the coding sequence ATGACGGCGGCGGTGGCCGGGCCGGGCCCGGACGCGCGGCCCAAGCGGCCGTACCTGGCGCCGGTGCCGGACAGTGAGCCGCCCTTCGATCCGATCCCGGAGGTGCCGGCCGTCCGTCCCCGGGCCGGAGAGGCTCGCCCGGCGGCCGGCGGCTTCCGGCGGTCGACGCCCGCCCGCCGGCCGGTGACGGGCTCGACGTCGGTGGCTTGTGAGGCGGTGCCGTCCTGGTCGGCGGAGGCCGACGTCGGCGTCCGGCGCACGGCGACCGCACAGTTGCCGGCGCCCGGCCGGGCCGCTCAAGTTTACGCGACGGCCCTGGTCGAGGTGCTGGCCGGGCGGCGGCCGGTCGGGCAGCTCCGGGTGCACACCGCACCGGCGGTGTTCGCCGGGCTGGCCAATCGGGCGGCGCAGGGGTGGGGGGCGCCCGTGCAGGTGGCCTCGGTGCGGATCTGCCAACCGGCGGACGGGGTGACCGAGGTGAGCGCCACCGTCCGCGGCGCCCGCCGGGCCCACGCGATGGCGTTCCGGCTCGAAGGGGTCGACGGCCGGTGGCGGATCACCGCACTGGACATCGGATAG